Proteins encoded in a region of the Pirellulales bacterium genome:
- a CDS encoding efflux RND transporter permease subunit, whose protein sequence is MISRFFIDRPIFAAVLSIAITLAGGVAVFTLPVAQFPQVSPPTVSVMCNYPGASAKDVAAAVAAPIEQFVNGVEGMMYMSSNSTNDGQYSLNVTFHHGIDVNMALVLVQNRVALATQLLPDVIKQTGVTCRKQSPDILMGIALYSPDHRYDQLYVSNYAVMQVKDELARLDGVADVFVFGQRDYSMRIWVNPEELSARGLTASDVAGAIREQNMPVATGSVGQQPAPDKQVTQVSLNTLGRLREVEQFEDVILKATPEGRITRLKDVARVELGAKSRDVNVSMDNQPTVFLAIFQMPDANALDTHDRVMAKVQELSERFPEGLAYDVGFTTVPYTRESIREVFNTLRDAIVLVAFVVLLFLQNWRSAIIPLVAVPVAIIGTFAVMAAMGFSLNNLTLFGLVLAIGIVVDDAIVVVEAVEHHIDLGLSPREATLKAMQQVSGPVIAVGLVLSAVFVPCAFITGITGQFFRQFAMTIAVSTVISAFNSLTLSPALTAILLRPRDKANALPLPWAAFPLIGGVIGWIVYAAFGEGLLGRFGGDFSERLGALSPWAAPVAAAFIGMTASAAMGPWLNRMLAATFRGFDRGFRVATNFYVRVAGGLLRTSAIVLVLYGGLLLLTWWRFNVTPKGFIPTQDMGYLLVSVQLPDAASLERTQAVMDHLVKIGTAHPGIKHCSGIAGQSFILNAAASNFGSMFVNLREYHLRRSPAMSSGAIMAYLQEEAAKIKEANIMILPPPPIRGVGRAGGFMLMVEDRGDVGPVGLQQATDGLIAVASQTPGIMRPMSSFRANVPQVRISPDPRQCMIRHVSLQDFADTLRIFQGSLYVNDFNKFGRTWQVIVQADPKFRQSIEELPRLKVRNSEGVMVPVGSLASVHEVNGPLLLTRYNMYAAASVNGAAAPGTSSNQAMQMMERLANEHLPRNMRFEWTDMSYLELLAGNKATVLFGFAVVMVFLVLAAQYESWSLPLAVILVVPMCLLCGLVGVSIMQMDVNIFTRVGFVVLVGLASKNAVLIIEFARQQRMAGVSRREATLEACRLRLRPIVMTSFAFILGVVPMIIAHGAGAEMRKALGVPVFAGMLGVTAFGLVLTPVFFYVIDWLGESHLLHAAWLRKVNGWILGALSLRPARQLGRQLVRYVVAVGPKQAKPAPAPTEEPIHVVSPDTVVAMTEETVEAPVVVHEIHQHRPKRRPALLRKSQ, encoded by the coding sequence ATGATCTCGCGGTTCTTCATCGATCGCCCGATCTTCGCCGCCGTGCTGTCCATCGCGATTACGTTGGCCGGCGGGGTGGCGGTGTTTACACTGCCGGTGGCCCAGTTCCCGCAGGTCTCGCCACCGACCGTTTCGGTCATGTGCAACTATCCGGGCGCCAGCGCCAAAGACGTGGCCGCCGCCGTGGCCGCCCCCATCGAGCAGTTCGTCAACGGCGTCGAAGGCATGATGTATATGTCGTCGAACTCCACGAACGACGGCCAATACAGCCTGAACGTGACGTTTCACCATGGCATCGACGTGAACATGGCGCTGGTGCTCGTGCAGAATCGCGTGGCCCTGGCTACGCAATTGCTGCCCGACGTCATCAAGCAGACCGGAGTAACCTGTCGCAAGCAGTCGCCCGATATCTTAATGGGCATTGCGTTGTATTCGCCCGACCACCGCTATGACCAGCTATATGTCAGCAACTACGCCGTCATGCAGGTGAAAGATGAACTGGCGCGGCTGGACGGTGTGGCCGATGTGTTCGTATTCGGGCAACGCGACTACAGCATGCGGATCTGGGTGAATCCTGAAGAGCTTTCCGCTCGAGGCTTGACGGCTTCCGACGTGGCCGGGGCCATCCGCGAGCAGAACATGCCGGTCGCCACAGGGTCGGTCGGCCAACAGCCCGCCCCCGACAAGCAAGTGACTCAGGTCAGTCTGAACACGCTGGGCCGGCTACGAGAGGTGGAGCAATTTGAGGACGTGATTCTCAAGGCCACGCCCGAGGGCCGCATCACCCGGCTAAAAGATGTCGCTCGCGTGGAGCTGGGAGCCAAGAGCCGCGACGTCAACGTGAGCATGGACAACCAGCCCACGGTGTTTCTGGCGATCTTTCAGATGCCCGACGCCAACGCGCTCGACACGCACGACCGTGTCATGGCCAAGGTTCAAGAGCTGAGCGAGAGGTTTCCGGAAGGACTTGCTTATGACGTCGGTTTCACGACGGTTCCCTACACGCGCGAGAGTATTCGGGAAGTATTTAACACGCTTCGCGACGCCATCGTGCTGGTGGCATTTGTCGTCCTTCTTTTCTTGCAGAATTGGCGGTCGGCGATTATTCCACTGGTGGCGGTGCCGGTGGCGATCATCGGCACGTTCGCCGTGATGGCGGCCATGGGGTTCAGCTTGAACAACCTGACGCTGTTCGGTCTGGTGCTGGCCATCGGCATCGTGGTGGATGACGCCATCGTAGTGGTCGAGGCGGTCGAGCATCACATTGACCTGGGATTGTCTCCGCGTGAAGCCACCCTCAAGGCGATGCAACAGGTTTCCGGGCCGGTGATTGCCGTGGGACTGGTGCTCAGCGCGGTATTTGTGCCGTGCGCGTTCATTACGGGCATTACAGGACAGTTTTTCCGGCAATTTGCCATGACGATTGCCGTCTCGACGGTCATCTCGGCGTTCAACTCGCTAACGCTCAGTCCGGCGTTGACGGCGATCCTGCTGCGGCCACGCGACAAGGCCAACGCATTGCCCCTTCCCTGGGCCGCATTCCCACTGATTGGCGGCGTGATTGGCTGGATCGTTTATGCGGCGTTCGGCGAAGGTCTGTTGGGGCGTTTCGGCGGCGATTTCAGTGAGCGGCTAGGGGCTCTCTCGCCTTGGGCGGCGCCGGTCGCCGCCGCCTTTATCGGCATGACGGCAAGCGCGGCAATGGGGCCGTGGCTGAATCGAATGCTGGCGGCCACGTTTCGTGGCTTTGATCGCGGGTTTCGCGTGGCGACGAACTTTTACGTGCGAGTCGCCGGCGGCTTGCTCCGCACCAGCGCCATCGTTCTGGTGCTCTATGGCGGCTTGCTCTTGCTGACGTGGTGGCGATTTAATGTTACACCCAAAGGATTTATTCCCACGCAGGACATGGGATACCTGCTGGTCAGCGTGCAATTGCCCGACGCCGCATCGCTGGAGCGCACGCAGGCGGTGATGGACCACCTGGTGAAAATCGGCACGGCTCATCCAGGCATCAAGCACTGTTCGGGCATTGCCGGCCAGTCGTTCATTTTAAACGCGGCGGCCTCGAATTTCGGCTCGATGTTCGTCAACCTGCGGGAGTACCATCTGCGGCGCTCACCAGCGATGTCGAGCGGGGCCATCATGGCCTATTTGCAGGAAGAGGCCGCCAAAATCAAAGAAGCCAATATCATGATCCTTCCTCCTCCGCCGATTCGCGGCGTGGGGCGCGCGGGTGGATTCATGCTGATGGTCGAAGACCGTGGCGACGTCGGTCCGGTGGGTCTGCAACAAGCGACGGACGGCCTGATCGCAGTCGCCAGCCAGACGCCCGGCATCATGCGCCCCATGAGCTCTTTTCGGGCCAATGTACCGCAGGTGCGTATTTCGCCCGACCCGCGGCAGTGCATGATACGGCATGTGTCGCTGCAGGATTTTGCCGACACGTTGCGCATCTTTCAGGGATCACTTTATGTGAACGATTTCAACAAGTTCGGTCGCACTTGGCAGGTGATCGTGCAGGCCGACCCAAAGTTTCGCCAGTCGATCGAAGAACTGCCTCGACTTAAGGTCCGCAACAGCGAAGGCGTGATGGTGCCGGTCGGATCCTTGGCTTCGGTTCACGAAGTCAACGGCCCTCTCTTGTTGACGCGATACAACATGTATGCCGCAGCATCGGTCAACGGTGCGGCGGCTCCCGGCACGAGCTCCAACCAGGCCATGCAAATGATGGAGCGATTGGCCAACGAGCACCTGCCCCGCAACATGAGGTTCGAATGGACCGACATGTCGTACCTGGAGCTTTTGGCGGGCAACAAGGCGACGGTGCTCTTCGGGTTCGCCGTGGTGATGGTCTTTCTGGTGCTGGCCGCACAATACGAGAGCTGGTCGCTGCCGTTGGCCGTGATTCTGGTCGTACCCATGTGCTTGCTGTGTGGTTTGGTGGGAGTGAGCATCATGCAGATGGACGTCAATATTTTCACGCGCGTCGGATTTGTCGTCTTGGTGGGCCTGGCCAGCAAAAATGCCGTTCTGATTATCGAGTTCGCCCGGCAGCAACGAATGGCGGGAGTTTCGCGCCGAGAGGCAACGCTCGAAGCCTGCCGGCTGCGGTTGCGTCCGATCGTGATGACGTCGTTCGCGTTCATCCTTGGCGTCGTGCCGATGATCATCGCTCACGGGGCGGGAGCGGAGATGCGAAAGGCGTTGGGCGTACCGGTGTTCGCCGGCATGCTCGGCGTCACGGCGTTCGGGCTTGTGCTCACGCCGGTGTTCTTTTATGTCATCGACTGGCTGGGCGAATCGCACTTGCTGCACGCCGCCTGGCTGCGAAAGGTCAACGGCTGGATTCTTGGTGCGCTGAGTCTGCGGCCCGCGCGGCAGCTTGGACGACAGCTCGTGCGCTACGTCGTGGCGGTCGGCCCTAAGCAAGCCAAGCCAGCGCCTGCGCCTACCGAGGAGCCGATCCATGTCGTTTCGCCCGACACGGTTGTCGCCATGACCGAGGAGACGGTGGAGGCCCCCGTCGTGGTCCACGAGATCCATCAACATCGGCCCAAGCGCCGCCCGGCACTATTAAGGAAATCACAGTAG